One stretch of Pigmentiphaga aceris DNA includes these proteins:
- a CDS encoding anti-sigma factor, whose translation MNYRDPELQARLAADYVVGLLRGGARRRFEQLMVADAGLRREVREWEARLLPLALSLPPERPPAHVWRNIRKRVHALRPVSRWSWDGVALWRTIAGGMATALLAVLLVYPTQVQRAAEARYLAVLQDSQAQTTLIVSAARDGRLTIKAVADLRTTAGSRALELWALPAGGQPRSLGLVAAEGRTILASDPAISDAPALAVSLEPPGGSPTGAPTGPVLYSGKVLGL comes from the coding sequence ATGAACTACCGCGACCCTGAATTGCAGGCGCGGTTGGCCGCCGACTACGTCGTCGGCCTGCTGCGCGGCGGTGCGCGTCGCCGCTTTGAACAACTGATGGTGGCCGACGCCGGCTTGCGGCGTGAGGTCCGTGAATGGGAAGCCCGGCTGTTGCCGCTTGCCTTGTCATTGCCACCTGAGCGGCCGCCCGCTCACGTCTGGCGCAACATTCGCAAACGCGTGCATGCGCTGCGGCCGGTATCGCGTTGGAGCTGGGATGGCGTGGCCTTGTGGCGCACCATTGCGGGTGGCATGGCAACGGCCTTGCTGGCCGTGTTGCTGGTCTATCCGACGCAGGTGCAGCGTGCTGCCGAAGCCCGTTATCTGGCGGTGCTGCAAGATAGCCAGGCACAGACGACGCTGATCGTCAGCGCCGCACGCGATGGTCGCCTGACCATCAAGGCCGTGGCCGATCTGCGCACCACGGCGGGCAGCCGGGCACTGGAACTGTGGGCCTTGCCTGCAGGGGGTCAGCCTCGTTCGCTGGGCTTGGTTGCTGCCGAAGGTCGCACGATACTCGCAAGCGATCCGGCCATCAGCGACGCCCCGGCACTCGCGGTCAGCCTGGAGCCGCCGGGCGGGTCGCCGACCGGCGCACCAACCGGCCCCGTGCTGTATTCGGGCAAGGTGCTGGGCTTGTAA
- a CDS encoding RNA polymerase sigma factor: MTDSEELARLLAACGRGDEAALKDLYDATSSRLFATALRILRRRDWAEEVLQECFVKFWQHASTFTESRSQPMTWMTRIVRNRCIDWLRRPDIEVPDPEGDIIEAWADDAPGPLARLLETESGRQLAECMKGLAENQRVAVALAFFDELSHSEVAEKLAAPLGTVKSWVRRGLDSLKRCMG, translated from the coding sequence ATGACCGATTCGGAAGAACTAGCCCGACTGCTGGCGGCATGCGGTCGGGGCGACGAAGCAGCCCTCAAGGATTTATATGACGCGACATCGTCGCGTCTGTTTGCCACTGCGCTCCGTATATTGCGTAGACGAGACTGGGCCGAGGAGGTCCTGCAGGAATGTTTCGTCAAGTTCTGGCAGCACGCATCGACCTTTACCGAATCGCGCAGCCAGCCGATGACTTGGATGACACGCATCGTACGCAATCGTTGTATCGACTGGCTCAGACGACCGGATATCGAAGTGCCCGACCCCGAAGGCGACATCATCGAGGCCTGGGCTGACGACGCTCCGGGTCCGCTGGCCCGTCTGCTCGAAACGGAATCGGGCCGGCAACTTGCCGAGTGCATGAAAGGTCTCGCCGAGAATCAGCGCGTGGCCGTTGCACTGGCATTTTTCGATGAGCTGAGTCATAGCGAAGTGGCTGAAAAACTGGCTGCTCCGCTTGGCACGGTCAAGAGTTGGGTACGGCGCGGATTGGACAGCCTCAAGAGGTGCATGGGATGA
- a CDS encoding cell division protein FtsX has translation MSLSLQPHRYALGVTLRRIALQPFSSLANVMVIALALAIPLLVSATLLSLQPVARQLSTDPELTVFTRVGTSTDIARSMAQRIEREYRSEVSNVRVITREEALAALKRNPSYADVLAVLPGNPLPDAIVVTLRGADLARRSPELADTWRKWEGVDMVQLDSAWVQRMEALLRFGNTALGLLAAVVAVSVLAAVFNTVRMQALSQREEITAARLVGATESFVRRPFLYLGALTCAVAAGVAIAASALAMGPLNGALADLAKSYGVEFFIQLPPPSWLLGFVMVVTLLGAFSARWSVTRTTRF, from the coding sequence ATGAGCCTGTCGCTCCAGCCCCATCGTTATGCGCTCGGCGTCACGCTGCGCCGCATTGCCCTGCAACCTTTTTCTTCGCTTGCCAATGTGATGGTGATCGCGCTGGCCCTGGCGATTCCCTTGCTGGTGTCAGCCACCTTGCTGTCCTTGCAGCCGGTGGCGCGTCAGCTCAGCACCGATCCCGAATTGACGGTGTTCACGCGCGTGGGCACCAGCACCGACATTGCGCGCAGCATGGCGCAGCGGATCGAGCGTGAATACCGCAGCGAAGTATCGAATGTGCGTGTCATCACCCGTGAGGAAGCGCTCGCTGCGCTGAAACGCAATCCCAGTTATGCCGATGTGTTGGCCGTGCTGCCCGGTAATCCCTTGCCCGACGCCATCGTGGTCACCCTGCGGGGAGCCGATCTGGCCCGCCGCAGCCCGGAGCTGGCAGACACTTGGCGCAAGTGGGAAGGCGTCGACATGGTGCAGTTGGACAGCGCCTGGGTGCAGCGCATGGAGGCCTTGCTGCGCTTTGGCAATACCGCGCTGGGCTTGCTGGCGGCGGTTGTGGCGGTATCGGTCTTGGCGGCCGTCTTCAATACCGTGCGCATGCAGGCCTTGTCCCAGCGTGAGGAAATCACCGCTGCCCGACTGGTGGGTGCCACCGAGTCCTTTGTGCGCCGTCCCTTCCTGTATCTGGGCGCATTGACCTGTGCAGTGGCCGCCGGCGTGGCGATTGCAGCCAGTGCATTGGCCATGGGACCGCTCAATGGCGCGCTGGCGGATCTGGCCAAAAGCTACGGCGTCGAATTTTTCATTCAATTGCCCCCGCCCTCGTGGTTGCTCGGGTTTGTAATGGTCGTTACTCTTCTGGGAGCATTCTCTGCGCGTTGGTCAGTGACGCGCACCACGCGGTTCTAG